AGATACTAAGACATGGGATACACTTCAGGTAAAGTGGTATGGTGGTGAACAAAAAACTATTGAGTGCTTAACCTTTGAATGCCTATGGTATCATGCAGGCGTTCCACCAATAAGGCTACGCATAGTGCTTGTTAAAACACCCGATGGTAAGAATGAGGCGGAGACATTTTTCAGCACCAATACGGAAAATTCACCGACACAAATTATTGAGTGGTTTGTTTTACGCTGGAACATTGAAGTTACCTTTGAAGAAACCCGTGCCCACTTAGGCATTGAAACACAGCGTCAGTGGTCAGATAAGGCTATTGCAAGAACTACCCCTCTGCTTATGGGACTACTTTCGATATTGGTACTGGTTGCCATTAAAATGCATGAAACTAAAAAATTGTTAGTGCAAGAAACTACATCATGGTATGACAAAAAGGGCGAGCTCACCTTAGTCGACATTATTACAGCCATAAGAAGATCAATCTGGGTGAAGATGTATTTTTCAATGTCTAAAAATTACGAAAATAATACGGATTCTTTAAAAATAACCGAAAAAACTGCTAACTTATTGATTTATCAACTGGCTTTGGCTGCATAATTGGCTAAAGTCGAGATTATAAGATAAGATATAATATACTTTACGAAACAAGAATGTTGGAGTCATTAATATGCCAGGAAAAAATAAAGAAAAAATTTGCGCTCACCACAGAACTCCGCTATGCCGGATTAATAAGCCACAAAAAAACAGCAATGCCAAACAATCCTATGAGCGAATTGCTTGTGTATTTCAGGGAGGAGGGGCATTGGGTGCTTATCAAGTTGGCGCTTTTCGGGCAATTCATGAAAAAGGCTATCAACCAAATTATCTCGCTGGCGTTTCAATTGGGGCTATCAATAGCGCCATTATTGCCGGGAATCCAAGAAATACACAAATCGAAAAATTAATGACATTTTGGGAAACCATTATTCCCAAACTGTGGAGCGATCCCTTTATCGAGGATGATGTGCCTGATTTTGCACGTCATATACACAATCATTGGGGATCTTTACACGCCCTGACATATGGTCTGGAAGGGTTTTTTAAGCGCAGATCGCTTCCGCCTACTCCTCTTTCCCACGATACACCTGATAAATTAAGTTATTACGATACCAATTGTCTGCGTGGAACACTTGAAAATTTAATCGATTTTGATCGCATTAATGATAAAAAAGTTACGTTATGTCTTGGGGCCGTAAATGTTGTTTCTGGTGAAATGGATTTTTTTAATAACCAAAAGATAACGTTGACGCCAGATCACGTAATGGCAAGTGGTGCTTTACCTCCGGGCTTTCCTGCAGTTAAAATTGGCGATGATTATTATTGGGATGGCGGTATTTATGCCAACACCCCTTTAGTTACCGTGCTGGATGCTTTACCCGAACAGGATACTTTATGTTTTGTTGTGGATTGTTTCAGTCTTATGGGCAAGCTACCCAAAACCATGGATGAGTTGGAAGAAAGACAGAAAGATATCCGATACGCCAGTCATTCTCGTCGATTGACAAACGTTTATACCAGCCGTCAGAATTTACAAGCAGCCATTCAATATCTTGGCGAAAAATTAACGCCTGAAGCCAAGGCAGATCCCAAAGTGCAAAAAATTCTTGAGTTAGGACACAGCAAACATTTCAGCGTCGTTCATATTATTTATCGTGGCACTTCGTTTGCTCATTCATTTAAAGACTATAATTTTGCTCACTCAGCTGTTAATTACCGAATGAAGACTGGTTATCAGGACGCGATGGGAGTATTGAATAAACCTGATTGGGAGAGGAAGTCTGATAAAGCTTTAGCTTGTTCTATTTATGGAGTTCCCTCGGATTATTTTGAACAGCATTAGAGAGGCAAGATATCATGTATTGCGGATTAACTGATGAGTGCCCCCGTAATTGGGAAAGACCCAAATTTATTTGATTTATAATAATTAGATGATGATACGCTTGAAGAATTTTGCACGTTGCTTATATTCACAGTTGGCGGAGAGGCAGGGATTCGAACCCTGGGAAGGTTGCCCTTCAACGGTTTTCAAGACCGCCGCATTCGACCGCTCTGCCACCTCTCCGACAGGCAAGAATACTATCGTAAGCCCTGTGCTTTTGCAAATATTTTTTTTATTTTTATAAAGAAACCACGTATCCTGTCAGAATCGCCGGGTAAGTGTCTGCCACTGAGTCCGGATTAATCCGAGCCGCGCGCGTCAGCAAGCGGAATTCTTTAAAAATATTCAAAATACCTATTGACACGGTTTTTCTGTAAAACTGATGTTTTTCCATATCAAACGTAAGTCATGCAATATGCATGCCCTAAGATCCCCAAGATCACAATGTAGCCCCTTTCACTAATAAAACATCTCCCTCCTGAGGTCAGATTTTTTCTTAGCCCTTAGTGGCGTTAAAACTCGAAAAATGCGTTCAAAAAAAGTCATGTTATGATTGCCGTATCAGCATTAGTAACGCAGTGGTAGATGATGAAACGCCAAGAAATCAAACAAGTTTTAGATGAGTTAACAAAAGATATCGATAGTCTTGCCGACAAAAAGGCCGTGACTATCATTAAGGTATTGGTTAATTTGGTCGAAATGCTTGCCGAAGAAAATGCTTTGCTCAGAGAGGAAAACCAAGTATTACGTGATGAGATAAACCGCCTTAAGGGTGAACAGGGCAAACCTAATATTCGCGGTCAATCCAAAGGTAGCAATGGCGATAATACAGGCAATTCCAATCATTCATCTGAAGGAGATCGCAATAAACGTGGTAAAGGGAACAATAAAAACACAGGCAAAGACAAAAAAAACGTACGTATTGATAGACGTGTTACGATTGCTCTGGACAAAGCAACGCTGCCAGATGACGCCAAGTTCAAGGGTTTTGAGATTCGAATCATCCAGGATCTAAAAATCATCACGGATAATGTTGAATTCAAGCTGGAAACGTATTACTCACCATCTTTGAAAAAAACCTTTATTGCGCCGATTCCTGGCGAATATAAGGGCAGTGAATTTGGTCCTGGGGTTAAAGCGCTGGTCATCACATTATACCGTGATGCAGGGATGACGGAGAGCGCCAT
The sequence above is drawn from the Legionella antarctica genome and encodes:
- a CDS encoding patatin-like phospholipase family protein produces the protein MGAYQVGAFRAIHEKGYQPNYLAGVSIGAINSAIIAGNPRNTQIEKLMTFWETIIPKLWSDPFIEDDVPDFARHIHNHWGSLHALTYGLEGFFKRRSLPPTPLSHDTPDKLSYYDTNCLRGTLENLIDFDRINDKKVTLCLGAVNVVSGEMDFFNNQKITLTPDHVMASGALPPGFPAVKIGDDYYWDGGIYANTPLVTVLDALPEQDTLCFVVDCFSLMGKLPKTMDELEERQKDIRYASHSRRLTNVYTSRQNLQAAIQYLGEKLTPEAKADPKVQKILELGHSKHFSVVHIIYRGTSFAHSFKDYNFAHSAVNYRMKTGYQDAMGVLNKPDWERKSDKALACSIYGVPSDYFEQH